From the genome of Phytohabitans rumicis, one region includes:
- a CDS encoding FAD-dependent monooxygenase, with the protein MTSIAVIGGGPGGLFFATLIRQADPSVEVTVFERNRADDAFGFGVVFSDRTLAGIHEADPVLREALDAHGRHWDDIEVRVKGERIRCGGNGMAAIERRTLLALMQARAVEVGAQLRFRTEVDPTNLTGYDLVVAADGAGSRTRESLAGLESTVETATARFIWFGTDYLFDGLTFVHERGPHGVFAVHGYPISERVSTFIVECDEPAWRAAGLDGFDATQPPGQSDLDSKEYLEKLFAEQIDGHRLLVNNSRWASFRTRRTRRWHVLHPRPVALLGDAVHTAHFSVGSGTKMAMEDAIALSAALVAHGYDLAAALPAYEAAAHPSVRAIQDSARPSLGWWERFGEYHDAFEPWQFAYHFLSRSITDARLARRAPDFVRASHDRWRANHGAEPLASPLRLAGQTLPGRALVVTRQTARLPGADLPLLDGGDPAGPAWGAWFAAPDDEAGLPAAEARLSTVVASGPVLVAVHGGTAYTRARLTEQVRLRHRVPALLVDDGLDRDRAVTALLSGRADLVGAAADTVASWAGP; encoded by the coding sequence GTGACCAGCATCGCGGTGATCGGCGGCGGCCCCGGCGGCCTATTCTTCGCCACGCTGATCCGGCAGGCCGACCCGTCGGTCGAGGTGACGGTCTTCGAGCGCAACCGCGCCGACGACGCGTTCGGGTTCGGCGTGGTCTTCTCCGACCGGACCCTCGCCGGCATCCACGAGGCCGACCCGGTGCTGCGCGAGGCGCTGGACGCGCACGGCCGGCACTGGGACGACATCGAGGTGCGCGTCAAGGGCGAGCGGATCCGCTGCGGCGGCAACGGCATGGCCGCGATCGAGCGGCGCACCCTCCTGGCGCTGATGCAGGCCCGCGCCGTCGAGGTCGGCGCCCAACTGCGCTTCCGCACCGAGGTCGACCCCACCAACCTCACCGGGTACGACCTGGTCGTGGCCGCCGACGGCGCCGGCTCCCGCACCCGGGAGAGCCTGGCCGGGCTGGAGTCCACTGTGGAGACCGCCACGGCCAGGTTCATCTGGTTCGGCACCGACTACCTCTTCGACGGCCTCACCTTCGTCCACGAGCGCGGCCCGCACGGGGTCTTCGCGGTGCACGGCTACCCCATCAGCGAACGGGTGAGCACGTTCATCGTGGAGTGCGACGAGCCGGCGTGGCGGGCGGCGGGCCTGGACGGGTTCGACGCCACCCAGCCGCCCGGCCAAAGCGACCTGGACAGCAAGGAATACCTGGAGAAGCTCTTCGCCGAGCAGATCGACGGGCACCGGCTGCTGGTCAACAACTCCCGCTGGGCCAGCTTCCGCACCCGCCGCACCCGGCGCTGGCACGTGCTGCACCCGCGGCCGGTCGCGCTGCTCGGCGACGCCGTACACACCGCGCACTTCTCGGTCGGCTCCGGCACGAAGATGGCCATGGAGGACGCGATCGCGCTCAGCGCCGCCCTCGTGGCGCACGGCTACGACCTGGCGGCGGCGCTGCCCGCGTACGAGGCCGCGGCCCACCCGTCGGTGCGCGCGATCCAGGACTCGGCGCGCCCGAGCCTGGGCTGGTGGGAGCGCTTCGGCGAGTACCACGACGCCTTCGAGCCGTGGCAGTTCGCCTACCACTTCCTGTCCCGCAGCATCACCGACGCGCGGCTGGCCCGCCGGGCCCCGGACTTCGTCCGCGCCAGCCACGACCGGTGGCGCGCCAACCACGGCGCCGAGCCGCTGGCCAGCCCGCTCCGGCTCGCCGGCCAGACGCTGCCCGGCCGCGCGCTCGTGGTGACCCGGCAAACCGCCCGGCTGCCCGGCGCCGACCTGCCGCTGCTCGACGGCGGCGACCCGGCCGGGCCGGCGTGGGGCGCCTGGTTCGCCGCGCCGGACGACGAAGCCGGGCTGCCCGCCGCCGAGGCGAGACTGTCCACTGTGGTGGCATCCGGGCCGGTGCTGGTGGCGGTGCACGGCGGCACCGCGTACACCCGGGCCCGGCTCACCGAGCAGGTCCGGCTGCGGCATCGCGTTCCCGCGCTGCTGGTCGACGACGGCCTGGACCGCGATCGCGCGGTGACCGCGCTGCTGTCCGGCCGGGCCGACCTCGTCGGCGCCGCCGCCGACACCGTGGCCTCCTGGGCGGGACCGTGA